A genome region from Primulina eburnea isolate SZY01 chromosome 9, ASM2296580v1, whole genome shotgun sequence includes the following:
- the LOC140841045 gene encoding short-chain dehydrogenase TIC 32, chloroplastic-like, with translation MWLFSRKGASGFSATSTAEQVTEGIDGSGLTAVVTGASSGIGAETSRVLALRGVHVIMAVRNLCTGNEVKQEIVKQVPDARVDAMELDLSSIASIRKFASKFNSLNLPLNILINNAGVMATPFTLSKDNIELQFATNHVGHFLLTDLMLETMKRTASESSREGRIVNVSSRRHKFSYPEGICFDKITDQSRYNRLSAYGQSKLANVLHANELARRLKEENVEITANSLHPGAIATNLFRHFGFVNGLVAVLVKHVMKNVQQGAATTCYVALHPDVKGVSGKYYSDCALAETSLQAKDHELAKKLWDFTSSAIDPSKA, from the exons ATGTGGTTGTTTAGCAGAAAAGGGGCGTCTGGATTCTCGGCTACCTCCACGGCGGAGCAAGTTACTGAAGGGATAGATGGGTCGGGTCTCACCGCCGTTGTTACAG GAGCTTCAAGTGGTATTGGAGCAGAAACATCAAGGGTTCTTGCACTGCGTGGTGTCCATGTCATAATGGCTGTCAGAAATCTCTGTACTGGAAATGAGGTCAAACAAGAAATTGTTAAACAAGTTCCCGATGCAAGAGTTGATGCTATGGAGTTAGATCTCAGTTCAATTGCATCGATCAGAAAGTTTGCGTCAAAGTTCAATTCCTTGAACCTACCGCTAAATATACTCAT TAATAATGCTGGAGTTATGGCAACACCTTTCACGCTTTCGAAAGACAACATAGAGCTGCAGTTTGCAACAAATCACGTGG GACATTTCCTACTGACAGATTTGATGTTGGAAACCATGAAGAGAACAGCTAGCGAAAGTAGTCGAGAAGGAAGGATTGTCAATGTCTCATCCCGGCGACACAAGTTTTCATATCCTGAAGGGATCTGCTTTGATAAAATTACTGATCAATCAAG GTATAACCGCTTATCTGCATACGGACAATCTAAACTTGCTAATGTGCTACATGCTAATGAACTAGCAAGGCGTTTGAAG GAAGAGAACGTCGAGATAACAGCCAACTCACTTCATCCAGGAGCAATTGCCACCAACTTGTTTCGTCATTTTGGATTTGTTAATG GCCTTGTCGCTGTTCTTGTTAAGCATGTGATGAAAAATGTTCAGCAG GGAGCAGCAACAACCTGCTATGTGGCATTGCATCCAGATGTTAAGGGTGTGAGTGGGAAGTATTACTCGGATTGTGCGTTAGCCGAGACAAGCTTGCAAGCAAAGGATCATGAACTGGCCAAAAAATTGTGGGATTTCACGAGTAGTGCGATAGACCCATCCAAGGCATAG
- the LOC140841046 gene encoding U-box domain-containing protein 32-like isoform X2 — MIVCQQAPLSCHIWFICKGDLIYSRPVGSGSWLTPVRTLSFPLNGGGSTLTHDHVENMNVNADNVCFEHSTRLIEELVSPLDSTTTAESGSSSPLFEKVKLQENLPCSSSSNSLDLICHQNETSDIQDRLEHTLKDVKIWNQKLFEESLNRWRAEEDAFDALHKAVAAESRYKEEMNRRQEIEEVSTTQSQEIQIMKNRQAQSLKELRLIRDHIPELENELSKARCSEKELEDKIIQAVNLMITFKGTRDKLRIEFDSAIRKVNKLMTLANDGPVGISSMQFFGVSFSDIIEATQDFNPCHRIGERRSGSVFKGVLFHSKVAIKMLPSSGSQSDSEFKYEVEVLSRVRHPNLVSLIGACPESRSLVYEYIENGSLEDVLSTPAKIHALLWQTRIRIAIEICSVLVFLRANHSCNVHGNLKPSKILLDPNFVCKISDLGIYNLMSQNENPFTCNNDPEIKAYTDPEILENGVCTSEADVFSFGIILLRLLTARPASTVVQDVKCASERGNLNAVLDLSAGEWPLEQAKKLADLALRCCEANNLDRPDLSSEIWLVLEPLKDLCHQSQSMSTSTSSKSRSQQKVPSHFVCPILQEVMNDPCIAADGFTYEADAIKGWFGSGHKTSPMTNLKLENCDLLPNYALYYAIQEWQQHT; from the exons ATGATTGTGTGCCAGCAGGCACCATTATCATGTCATATTTGGTTCATTTGCAAAGGAGACCTCATTTATTCAAG GCCTGTGGGCAGTGGCTCTTGGTTGACTCCTGTTAGAACCTTGTCTTTTCCCTTAAACGGTGGTGGATCAACATTAACACATGATCATGTGGAAAACATGAATGTCAATGCTGACAATGTGTGTTTCGAGCACTCAACAAGGTTGATAGAAGAGTTGGTTAGCCCTTTGGATTCAACTACTACAGCAGAAAGTGGAAGTAGCTCACCTTTATTTGAAAAAGTGAAGCTTCAAGAGAACTTACCATGTTCATCATCTAGCAACTCTTTG GATCTCATCTGCCATCAAAATGAAACTAGCGACATTCAAGATAGACTGGAGCATACTCTGAAAGATGTCAAGATCTGGAACCAGAAATTATTCGAAGAATCATTGAATCGGTGGAGGGCTGAAGAAGATGCCTTTGATGCTCTGCATAAG GCAGTAGCAGCAGAAAGTCGATACAAGGAAGAGATGAACCGAAGACAAGAGATTGAGGAGGTATCAACTACTCAGAGTCAAGAAATCCAAATAATGAAAAATCGCCAAGCTCAATCTCTGAAAGAACTTCGGCTGATTAGGGATCATATACCTGAATTAGAAAATGAACTAAGCAAAGCCCGTTGCTCAGAGAAAGAGTTAGAGGACAAGATTATTCAAGCAGTGAATCTCATGATAACATTTAAGGGGACTCGGGATAAACTGCGGATAGAGTTTGATTCTGCTATCAGAAAAGTTAATAAACTTATGACTTTGGCAAATGATGGTCCTGTGGGAATATCAAGTATGCAGTTTTTTGGAGTCTCTTTCTCGGATATCATAGAAGCCACCCAAGATTTTAATCCCTGTCATAGAATTGGGGAGAGACGAAGTGGGAGCGTTTTCAAGGGAGTGCTTTTCCATTCTAAAGTAGCTATAAAGATGTTGCCttcttctggttctcaaagtgATTCAGAATTCAAGTACGAG GTGGAAGTTTTAAGCAGGGTGAGGCACCCAAATCTAGTTTCGCTTATTGGTGCCTGTCCTGAATCCAGGTCACTCGTGTACGAGTACATTGAGAATGGTAGCCTCGAAGATGTCCTCTCCACTCCAGCCAAAATTCACGCTCTTTTATGGCAAACCCGAATAAGAATTGCCATTGAGATATGCAGCGTCCTTGTCTTCTTGCGTGCCAATCATAGTTGTAATGTTCATGGAAACTTGAAACCCTCCAAAATTCTTCTCGATCCCAATTTTGTTTGCAAAATAAGTGACCTCGGAATTTATAATTTGATGTCTCAGAACGAGAATCCTTTTACCTGTAACAATGATCCCGAAATTAAAGCTTATACGGACcctgaaattcttgaaaatggAGTTTGTACCTCTGAAGCTGATGTCTTCTCCTTTGGGATCATTCTCTTACGACTCTTAACTGCAAGACCAGCTAGTACTGTAGTTCAGGATGTGAAATGTGCCTCGGAAAGAGGAAACTTGAATGCTGTTTTAGACCTGTCAGCTGGAGAATGGCCACTCGAGCAAGCTAAGAAGTTGGCTGATTTGGCTTTGAGGTGCTGTGAGGCAAATAACTTGGATCGACCCGATCTTTCATCTGAAATATGGCTTGTCCTTGAACCGTTGAAGGACTTGTGCCACCAGTCACAGTCAATGTCTACTTCTACAAGCTCGAAATCCAGGAGTCAGCAAAAAGTACCCTCTCATTTTGTATGTCCTATCCTTCAG GAAGTTATGAACGATCCATGTATAGCAGCAGATGGTTTCACATACGAAGCCGACGCGATTAAAGGGTGGTTTGGTAGTGGACATAAGACTTCACCAATGACAAATCTAAAGCTCGAGAACTGTGACCTTCTTCCCAACTATGCTCTTTATTATGCTATTCAGGAGTGGCAGCAACACACCTAA
- the LOC140841046 gene encoding U-box domain-containing protein 32-like isoform X1 — MMVGREGESFDCNPTVYVAVGRNVKQGKSLLEWAVTSFEGRKICLLHVHHPTILVSLLNGKLPESKLKNLAINAYEETDRLKDQKLLNQYLLFLFQMGIQADKVLIEMNNTEKGILKLIAQHRISHLVMGAAADTFLTKKFSEIKSNKAMIVCQQAPLSCHIWFICKGDLIYSRPVGSGSWLTPVRTLSFPLNGGGSTLTHDHVENMNVNADNVCFEHSTRLIEELVSPLDSTTTAESGSSSPLFEKVKLQENLPCSSSSNSLDLICHQNETSDIQDRLEHTLKDVKIWNQKLFEESLNRWRAEEDAFDALHKAVAAESRYKEEMNRRQEIEEVSTTQSQEIQIMKNRQAQSLKELRLIRDHIPELENELSKARCSEKELEDKIIQAVNLMITFKGTRDKLRIEFDSAIRKVNKLMTLANDGPVGISSMQFFGVSFSDIIEATQDFNPCHRIGERRSGSVFKGVLFHSKVAIKMLPSSGSQSDSEFKYEVEVLSRVRHPNLVSLIGACPESRSLVYEYIENGSLEDVLSTPAKIHALLWQTRIRIAIEICSVLVFLRANHSCNVHGNLKPSKILLDPNFVCKISDLGIYNLMSQNENPFTCNNDPEIKAYTDPEILENGVCTSEADVFSFGIILLRLLTARPASTVVQDVKCASERGNLNAVLDLSAGEWPLEQAKKLADLALRCCEANNLDRPDLSSEIWLVLEPLKDLCHQSQSMSTSTSSKSRSQQKVPSHFVCPILQEVMNDPCIAADGFTYEADAIKGWFGSGHKTSPMTNLKLENCDLLPNYALYYAIQEWQQHT, encoded by the exons TGAATGGAAAGCTGCCGGAGAGCAAACTTAAAAATTTGGCTATTAATGCATATGAGGAAACTGACCGGCTAAAGGATCAAAAACTTCTGAATCAGTACCTTCTATTCCTATTCCAGATGGGG ATACAGGCTGATAAAGTTttgatagaaatgaacaatactgaGAAAGGGATCCTAAAACTTATCGCTCAGCACAGAATAAGTCATCTCGTCATGGGAGCTGCAGCTGATACATTCTTAACAAA GAAATTTTCAGAGATCAAGTCCAATAAAGCTATGATTGTGTGCCAGCAGGCACCATTATCATGTCATATTTGGTTCATTTGCAAAGGAGACCTCATTTATTCAAG GCCTGTGGGCAGTGGCTCTTGGTTGACTCCTGTTAGAACCTTGTCTTTTCCCTTAAACGGTGGTGGATCAACATTAACACATGATCATGTGGAAAACATGAATGTCAATGCTGACAATGTGTGTTTCGAGCACTCAACAAGGTTGATAGAAGAGTTGGTTAGCCCTTTGGATTCAACTACTACAGCAGAAAGTGGAAGTAGCTCACCTTTATTTGAAAAAGTGAAGCTTCAAGAGAACTTACCATGTTCATCATCTAGCAACTCTTTG GATCTCATCTGCCATCAAAATGAAACTAGCGACATTCAAGATAGACTGGAGCATACTCTGAAAGATGTCAAGATCTGGAACCAGAAATTATTCGAAGAATCATTGAATCGGTGGAGGGCTGAAGAAGATGCCTTTGATGCTCTGCATAAG GCAGTAGCAGCAGAAAGTCGATACAAGGAAGAGATGAACCGAAGACAAGAGATTGAGGAGGTATCAACTACTCAGAGTCAAGAAATCCAAATAATGAAAAATCGCCAAGCTCAATCTCTGAAAGAACTTCGGCTGATTAGGGATCATATACCTGAATTAGAAAATGAACTAAGCAAAGCCCGTTGCTCAGAGAAAGAGTTAGAGGACAAGATTATTCAAGCAGTGAATCTCATGATAACATTTAAGGGGACTCGGGATAAACTGCGGATAGAGTTTGATTCTGCTATCAGAAAAGTTAATAAACTTATGACTTTGGCAAATGATGGTCCTGTGGGAATATCAAGTATGCAGTTTTTTGGAGTCTCTTTCTCGGATATCATAGAAGCCACCCAAGATTTTAATCCCTGTCATAGAATTGGGGAGAGACGAAGTGGGAGCGTTTTCAAGGGAGTGCTTTTCCATTCTAAAGTAGCTATAAAGATGTTGCCttcttctggttctcaaagtgATTCAGAATTCAAGTACGAG GTGGAAGTTTTAAGCAGGGTGAGGCACCCAAATCTAGTTTCGCTTATTGGTGCCTGTCCTGAATCCAGGTCACTCGTGTACGAGTACATTGAGAATGGTAGCCTCGAAGATGTCCTCTCCACTCCAGCCAAAATTCACGCTCTTTTATGGCAAACCCGAATAAGAATTGCCATTGAGATATGCAGCGTCCTTGTCTTCTTGCGTGCCAATCATAGTTGTAATGTTCATGGAAACTTGAAACCCTCCAAAATTCTTCTCGATCCCAATTTTGTTTGCAAAATAAGTGACCTCGGAATTTATAATTTGATGTCTCAGAACGAGAATCCTTTTACCTGTAACAATGATCCCGAAATTAAAGCTTATACGGACcctgaaattcttgaaaatggAGTTTGTACCTCTGAAGCTGATGTCTTCTCCTTTGGGATCATTCTCTTACGACTCTTAACTGCAAGACCAGCTAGTACTGTAGTTCAGGATGTGAAATGTGCCTCGGAAAGAGGAAACTTGAATGCTGTTTTAGACCTGTCAGCTGGAGAATGGCCACTCGAGCAAGCTAAGAAGTTGGCTGATTTGGCTTTGAGGTGCTGTGAGGCAAATAACTTGGATCGACCCGATCTTTCATCTGAAATATGGCTTGTCCTTGAACCGTTGAAGGACTTGTGCCACCAGTCACAGTCAATGTCTACTTCTACAAGCTCGAAATCCAGGAGTCAGCAAAAAGTACCCTCTCATTTTGTATGTCCTATCCTTCAG GAAGTTATGAACGATCCATGTATAGCAGCAGATGGTTTCACATACGAAGCCGACGCGATTAAAGGGTGGTTTGGTAGTGGACATAAGACTTCACCAATGACAAATCTAAAGCTCGAGAACTGTGACCTTCTTCCCAACTATGCTCTTTATTATGCTATTCAGGAGTGGCAGCAACACACCTAA